The DNA sequence CTATAAAGAAGAGCAAATTTTATTTCCGATGTGCATGGATACTTTAACGGAAATTGATTGGTTTGAAATTTACAAACAAAGTGATGAAATTGGTTTTTGTCTTTATTCGCCGGAAATTGAGTGGAAACCAAATGTTACAATTGATGAAAATTTTGATAAATCTTCTGATAAAAAAATTAAACTTTCTACCGGTTCGTTTACTGTGGAAGAACTTGAAGCAATGCTGAACAGCATTCCGCAAGATATTACTTTTGTTGATAAGGATGATAAAGTTAGATATTTCTCGGAAGGTAAAGAAAGAATTTTTAGCCGAGCAAAAGCAATTCTTGGAAGAGAAGTTCAATATTGTCATCCGCCGAGCAGTGTACATATTGTAAATCAAATTGTAAATGATTTTAAAACCGGAAAACAAGATGAAGCAATTTTCTGGATTAACATGGGCGGAAAATTAATTCACATTGCTTATTATGCCGTGCGAAATAAAAATAATGAATATTTGGGAACCGTAGAAGTTACACAAGATATTACAAAGATCAATAAAATTGAGGGTGAGAGAAGGCTTTTGAAGCACGAAAAGTAAAATCGTTGAGACGAAAAACGTGAAACGAAAAAGCATAATATAAAAACAAAAAGAAAAAAACTGTCATTCCGGTTTTGACAAAGTCAAATACCGGAATCTAAAAAATCAAAAGGATATGCATTATGAATAAATTACAAATTACACCGGAAACAAAAGTTTCGGATTTATTAAATAATTATCCGGAACTTGAAGATAAATTAATTGAAATTGCTCCGCCTTTTAAGAAATTAAAAAATCCAATATTGCGGAAAACAATTGCAAAGGTTACAACTCTGCGACAAGCAAGTAAAGTTGGTGGAGTTTCTTTGGCAGAATTAATTAACAAATTAAGAATTGAAGCCAGACAAAATGAAATAAAAGTTGAAGAAAATAAAAATGCCAATATGCCAAAGCCAGCTTGGGTTTTAGAAGAAAATATAAAAATAACTTATGATGCAACTTTGGATTTAGAAAACGGAGTTCATCCAATTTCAAAAGTGACGAAAGAAATTCTAACATTAAATGAGAATGAAACATATTTACTTATTACTCCATTTTTGCCCGGACCATTAATCGATATTGTGAAAGAAAAAGGATTTGAAGTTTTTTCGGAAAATAAATCGGCGCAAGAAGTTTATACTTTTATTAAAAAAAATAATTACAAATAAATTTTTATTCATAAAGTCATTTTGAGCCCGAAGATTTTAATCGGGAGAGAAATCTCATAAGCAAAATATTTTCGGATTTGAGATATCTCATCAAAAAACGATTCGACATGACAAAAATTAAAAGATTGCTTCTAAAAATATTATGAACAATTCAGAATTTTATAACACACTTTCATCAAATTATGATTTGATGATAAATTTTGAAAATTCTCTAAAAAATAAAACTGAGAATCTTAAAAAATTTATCGAACCAAATTTTAAATCAGCTTTAGATTTAGGTTGCGGAACCGGCGTTGATTCTATTGCGCTTTCTCAACTAGGATTAAAAGTTACAGCAATTGATAATTCTGAAGAAATGATAAAAATTGCTAAGGAAAATTCTAAAAAATATAATTGTGAAATTAATTTTATCAAATCAGATTTAACAAAAATTAATTTTGATAATAATTTTGATTTTATAATTTCTCTGGGAAATACTTTAGCAAATTTATCTTATGATGATTTAAAGAATTTGTTTTTCAATTTAAAATTATTGTTAAATGAAAAAGGAAAAATATTAATTCAGATTATTAACTTTTTTGCAATTCCTCAAAATGAAGATTACATTCTAAATAAATTTGAAAATGAGGAATTATTGATTATTCGAAAATATCAAACCTACAATTCCCATCTAAAATTTATAATTGAAATAGAAAACAAAATTAAGTGCGCAACTTTTACAATAGAAACTAAAATTTATCCCCATACCATAACAGATTTCAAAAAGATTGCACAGGAAAATGAATTGTTAATTTCATTCTTTGGTAATATTTGGTTGGAAGATTATGAAGAAAGGAAATCGAAGGATTTAATAGTTTTACTAAATAAAGAGGAAGTTATTAGATAAATGCAAAGATTCGTGGCCATGAACGAACTTTTAATTATAGACATTTGTGCTATTTTTTAACTTAGTGAAATATTTGAAGAAAATTATTGTAATTCCCAGGCACTTACAAGTTGTAGTCTTGAGTAAGAATCAATAAGAGTATAAACTCCTCACCGTCGTTCGATCGATATTCAAAATAAATTATAATATTTCAGAAATCTCAATAGATTTTTTAAATTTCAAATTTCAGCAATTCTTGCTAAACTTAGCATTATAATTTTTACGAAATGTAAATACTCAAATTTCATTCCAGGGTCAATTAAATGAAACTTATTAGAAAGTTCTTCATTATCATACTAACATTATTCTTCATCAATGCAATCATCAATGATACAAATGCACAACTACAAATTACAAAAGTAATTGGCAATGGTGCTGTTTTACAAAGAGATATTGAAATTCCCATTTGGTGAAAGACTTCTATAAATGATATTGTTAAAATTAAATGTTGTAAAAAAATTTTTAATCAAACTTTTTTGTTTTAACTAAATGAATAGAGCCTTGTTTCATTGGCTCAATGTTTGTAAGTTTTAATTAAAAAGTAAAATTAAGAATGAACCCATTTCATATTACACGAAACACTAATTCACATTCTAATACCGGAAGTAATATTCCAAATTGGTTAATATATTTTTTAATCTTAATTGCAATATTTGTTTCTGTAATATTTTATCTATTTCCATTTCAAAATGAATTTGTTGAAGACAAAATTGCCAAAGTTTATTTTGCAGATAATATTACAAAAGCCCACACAGATTTGATAAATCTGTTTAATAAAAAATATAAAGGCAAAATTGAAGTTATACCTGTTGATATCCCCACTTTAAAATTTACGACAAACAAACGCAAAGAATTAATTACCAGAACACTTCGCAGTAGAAACAGCAGAATTGATATTTTTGCAGTTGATCAAATTTGGGTTCCACGTTTTGCTAAATGGGCAGAGCCTATCCAAACTCATTTTTCTCAAAAAGAATTAAATGATTTATTGCCGCAAGCTCTAACAACTTGTTTTGTTAATGACACTTTATATGCAATTCCATTTTTTATAGATGTCGGCGTTTTGTACTTTCGTAAAGATTTGATTTCACAACTTAAAAATTCAGGCGAGATAGAACATAAATTAAAAAACGGAATTACTTGGGAAGAAATTATTTCGTTAAAAAAAGAAAATCTTAATAAAGAGTTTTTATATGTCTTTCAAGGCGATGCGTATGAAGGTTTGATTTGTAACTTCATTGAAATTCTTGGAAATAAGTCGGAAAATATTTATAAGAACAATGTGTTTAACGTTAACAATATTTACAGTATTGAAGCAACTCAAAGACTAGTTGATCTAATTTATAAATACAAAATTTCTCCGCAAATTATAACAAGTTTTGATGAAGGAAGATCTTTTGAATATGCTCTGAAAAACGATATCCCTTTTTTTCGGGGTTGGCCAACAACTTTTAAATATTCAAATTTAGTATCCCGAACAACGAGTAAATTAAATTTGCTGGAAGAAGCACCGCTCCCGAGAAACTCAAACAGTGTTTCAACATCTACAATTGGAGGATGGAATTTTGTTCTTTCAAGTTATTCATCGGTAAAAGAAGAAGCCGTTACTTTTATTAAGTTTGTGTTAACTCAAGAAATGCAAGAATTGAATTATACCTCAGGTTCTTATTTGCCCATCTTAAAATCATTTTATAATAATGAAGATTTGATTAAAAAATATCCCAAACTTGGTGAATTTAAAACTATAATTAAAAATGGTTTACACAGACCTTCGGATTACAACTACACTAAAATTTCCGATATACTTTCGCTTTACTTAAATAAAGCTTTAAAGAAAGAGTTATCGGTTGAAGAAGCACTAAAAACAGCTCAAGCTCAAATTGAATTAAGCTTGAATGTAACAAATAACAAAAAATAAAATTTGGTAATTCTATGAATTTACTCAACAGAATTAGGAAATACCGGTTTGAGTTTTATCATTTCATTATTCTGATAATCATCATCAGTATTTCACAAATTACGTTATCTTATATAAATACTCGTTCCACACAAAATCTTATCGGAAAATCCGTTGATATTTATCGTTGGGATACCGCCGAAAGAATTGCCGATTTAACGACAACTTCACTGGAATTATTAATGCAGAGCAGCAGTGTTACTTCAGAAAATAATTTGAACTATTCTCAAATTGTTGAAGCTTTGGATTTTATTTTAAGTCAGCAGCGTTTACAAAAAAATATTGAAGATATTTGTCTTTTGTTTTATGATGGTAACAATGTTATAGATATTGATGATGGACGTGAACTTTACAATTATGTTATTCATCATACCAGTCTTAAAAAAAGCGGCTCTTACAGAATGCAGGCAAAACAACTCTTTATAAATTCCAGTGAGAATTTATTTAAGAACGAAACCGTTTTAAATCAAAAAGAATCATCTCAAGTTTTTCACGTTCTTGTTCCCTTTTCAATTAAGGGTGAAGTAGTTGGCTCGGTTTATATGAAAATAAAACCGGATTTTTCAGATATGATGAAAGTAATTACAAGTTCATCAGATCAAACCGGAGCTTTATTTTCGGCATTAATTCTATTCAGCATTTTATTAATGTTTTTGATTACAAATTTCCTCGTTCGTGAAAGAGATCAAATGCAATTTGAACTTTATCAACAAAGAGAAAGATTTCTAACTCAAAAAATTGAAGAAGAAAAAGAAGTGTTATTCACAAAAAGAATTTATCACGCTCAGCACAAAGCTGAAAAAATTATGGGTTTTATTAAACAAGATGTTTTAGAATTGACAGAATCTAATTTTGAAAAAGTTAAAAATCAAATTGTTAAGTATGCAAATTTTGTTGGAAGAGTTGTTTATGATATGAAAAATTTTAATCCTCCGATAAGTGTAATTCGTAATGTTAGTTTTAAAACAAATATTAATTCGGTAATACAATTTCTTGTAGATAATATCTTTACGAGAGTATATAAGGAAAACAAACAATTTAGTTTTAACCTTAATCTTGATAAGGCGTTCCCAATTCTTCACATTAATGAATATGTAATTTGGGAAATTATTGAACCTCTAATTCAAAATAGCATAGATCATAATAAAAATAATGATGTTATTATTTCTATTGAAACAAAATATTTGCCGAACGAAAATTTTTCAAATGTTTACATTAGTGATGATGGAAACGGATTTGATGAAAATGTTTTTCAGACTGATGATACCGGAATTAAAAAATTATTTTTAGAAAAAGTAACAACAAAAATAAAAGCTCAAAATTCTGGTTACGGCTGTTATATTGCTTATGAAAATTGTAAACGCTGCGGAATGAAAATTGATGCATATAATAATAATGGCGCAGTTATTTTAATTCAAATTCCTAATAACTAAAATTTCTTATGACGGATAATAAAATTAACATACTTATTGTTGAAGACGAAGCATTTGATGTAAAACGAATTCAAATTACACTTCAACCTTTTGAAGAAATAATGAGCATTAAAGAAATTGTTTCTTCGGGAAAGGATACTCTAAAAGTAATTACTGAAAATAAACATTTATTTGATGTTATAATTCTTGATTACCAAATTTCGGGCGGACTTCACGGTGAAGAATTAATTGAAGAAATCAAAAAAATTGATCACACAATACAGGTAATTGTTATTACTAAAATGACAATTAACCAATCCGATTTAAAATTTGCAACTCAGCTAATTGAAAGCGGTGCTTCTTGGTTTGGAACAAAAAATCCAACTGATATAGATTTTATTTATCAGCCGACCGATTTCGTTCTGGCAATTAAAAATGCTTATGAAAAACGAAAACTGGAAATTGAAAAAGAAATTTTGCGAAAAGAGCATACCAATTCACAATCTAAACTTCAGAATAATATTGAAAAAATGTTAAATAGATACACGTTAATTGGTGAATCTAACGCAATGAAATCGATAAAAAGGTCGATTGAAACTTATGCAAAAACTGAAGCAACTGTTTTGATAATTGGAGAATCCGGGACAGGAAAAGAATTAGTTGCAAGAAATATTCATTATGTGAGTCAAAGAAAATTTGAAAACTTCGTTCCGGTAAATTGTTCGGCAATTCCAAACGATTTAATAGAAAGCGAACTTTTTGGATATGAGAAAGGTTCTTTCACAGATGCAAAAGATGAAAAACCGGGATTGTTTGAACAAGCAAATAATGGAACAATTTTTTTAGATGAAATAAGTGAACTACCATTAATGGCGCAGGCTAAATTATTACGCGTTCTTGAAAATGGCGAATTAGATAAAATTGGAAGGAAAAAAAGTTACGGAGTTAATGTTAGAGTTATTGCGGCAACAAATAAAAACATCGAACTATTAATGCGAGAAAAACAGTTTAGGGAAGATTTGTATTATAGACTTAATATACTAAATATTAATTTAGTTCCACTACGTGACCGCAAAGACGATATCACTTTGCTGTTATTTAATTTTATTGATAAAACTTGTAATGAATTTCATGTTTATCCTCCTAAAATTTCTGAAGAAGCTTTAAAATTTTTAACAGATTTTCATTGGCCTGGAAACATTAGGCAGCTTAAAAATGTTGTTCAACGCTTGATTTTGATGAACACTAGCAGTATATACATAGATGAAGTTGAAGCTGCATTAGGAATTAAAACACAGTCTGCATTTGGAGGATATACTTTACCGCTTTATTCGAAAGAAGACATTCCTCAATTAAAAGAAGCAGAATTTGAATTCAAAAAAAAGTTTGTGCAATTTGTTAGAAATAATAGCCGGACAGATTCTGAAGCCGCACATAAATTAGGATTAGCCCGATCAAATTTTCACCGTTTATGTAAAGAATTGGGATTTAAATAAATTTATTGGTTATAAATTTGATAACTGCGTTATGTTGTTGATAACATTTTAAGATATTGTGGCTTATTTTTTTCCTTTCGGAGTAAATAATTCCTTTGCAAAATACAATAAATCAATTTTAAAGTGATTTTTCATTTTATTCTAAAAACAAAACTTTCTGGCACATATCTTGGCTGAAATTTATTAAAAAACTATATGAGATATCTTGTTTTATTTTCTATCTAAATATGTCACAATCTAAAAGGAGTTACAACATGAGGGAAAAAAATTACATCAAATTTTACGTTTTGTTTTTGCTATTTGCATTTCTGCCATTTTTACTGTTTGGTCAGAATACCGGAAGTGTTTTAGGTAAAATTACCGACACAAAAGGAGTCGCTATTCCATTTGCAAATATTGTTATTCAGGAAACAACTATTGGCGCTGCTTCTGATATAAATGGCATTTATTCTATTGAAAAAATTTCTGCCGGAAGCTATATTCTTAAAGTTTCCGTAATTGGTTATCGTGAAACTTACACAAACATTACTGTTACTGCCGGCACAACAACAACTCGTGATTTTAGTCTTTCTGAAGACGTTTTACAGATGGAAGGAGTTGTAATTACCGGAACGGCTGGTGGCTCGGGTGTTAAAAAGAAAGATGCCAGTTTTGCAATTACAACAATATCTCCGGCAGCTTTGGAAAAATTATCCCCCCAAAGCACTGCCGCAGCTTTAGATTTAGTACCTGGTGTTTGGTCGGAAAGTACCGGTGGAGTTGCAGGTGCAAACATTATGGTTAGAGGTTTGCCTTCCGGCGGTGATGCTCCATTTGTAACTTTTTCCCTTAACGGAGCTCCTCTTTATGGAACTCAAACTCTATCCTTCTTTGAGCAAAGCACAATATTTAGAATTGATGAAACAATTGCTTCAACAGAAGCTGTAAGAGGCGGACCGAGCTCTGTATTTTCAAACGGTGAACCTGGTTTAACGACAAACTTCAATTTGAAAAAAGGAACCGATATTACTGAAGGAAGGGTAAAATATACTACTTCAGATTATAGCCAACAAAGAGTGGATGCTGTATTAAGTGGTCCATTAGGAGAAAAATTATATTTCATGGTAGGTGGATATTTTAGAACTTCTCCAGGTATTAGAAATACTCAATTTAATTCGGAAAACGGACAGCAGTTTACTTTACAACTTACAAAAGTTTATGATAAGGGTGTTTTAAATGTATTTTCAAGACTTACCGATGACCATGGGCAGTGGATTTTACCAATGGCTTTAGGAACTGGTAATGATCTTGGAACTTATTCACCGCTTGGAAATGCAACTCGTTATAGAACTTTACAAATCAATGCACAAGGAGATAGTGCAAATTTTGACTTCTCAAACGGCAGAGGTTGGAAAGGTACTATAAGTGGGTTAAATTTTGATTATAGTTTAGGTGATGGCTGGACAGTCCGTGATAATCTTTCATATACTAGCGGAGATGCGGATACATATGGATTTGTTCCGAATGGAAATCCAATGAGTGTTAGCGCTTTAAGCAGTAAGTTAGGTGGCGCTGCGGTTAAAACCGTTGGTGGACAAACTCTTACTTCAGGTTATGTTCAAAGTTATGGAAGTTGGGTAGTTCAAAAACAAATGGAATCTTTCACTAATGATATCAGTTTAACTAAACAAATAGAACAACACGATCTTACAATTGGCGCATATCAAGCATATTGGACAACAAATGATTTCTGGACACTTGGAA is a window from the Ignavibacteriota bacterium genome containing:
- a CDS encoding DUF1858 domain-containing protein; translated protein: MNKLQITPETKVSDLLNNYPELEDKLIEIAPPFKKLKNPILRKTIAKVTTLRQASKVGGVSLAELINKLRIEARQNEIKVEENKNANMPKPAWVLEENIKITYDATLDLENGVHPISKVTKEILTLNENETYLLITPFLPGPLIDIVKEKGFEVFSENKSAQEVYTFIKKNNYK
- a CDS encoding class I SAM-dependent methyltransferase, with the translated sequence MNNSEFYNTLSSNYDLMINFENSLKNKTENLKKFIEPNFKSALDLGCGTGVDSIALSQLGLKVTAIDNSEEMIKIAKENSKKYNCEINFIKSDLTKINFDNNFDFIISLGNTLANLSYDDLKNLFFNLKLLLNEKGKILIQIINFFAIPQNEDYILNKFENEELLIIRKYQTYNSHLKFIIEIENKIKCATFTIETKIYPHTITDFKKIAQENELLISFFGNIWLEDYEERKSKDLIVLLNKEEVIR
- a CDS encoding extracellular solute-binding protein; amino-acid sequence: MNPFHITRNTNSHSNTGSNIPNWLIYFLILIAIFVSVIFYLFPFQNEFVEDKIAKVYFADNITKAHTDLINLFNKKYKGKIEVIPVDIPTLKFTTNKRKELITRTLRSRNSRIDIFAVDQIWVPRFAKWAEPIQTHFSQKELNDLLPQALTTCFVNDTLYAIPFFIDVGVLYFRKDLISQLKNSGEIEHKLKNGITWEEIISLKKENLNKEFLYVFQGDAYEGLICNFIEILGNKSENIYKNNVFNVNNIYSIEATQRLVDLIYKYKISPQIITSFDEGRSFEYALKNDIPFFRGWPTTFKYSNLVSRTTSKLNLLEEAPLPRNSNSVSTSTIGGWNFVLSSYSSVKEEAVTFIKFVLTQEMQELNYTSGSYLPILKSFYNNEDLIKKYPKLGEFKTIIKNGLHRPSDYNYTKISDILSLYLNKALKKELSVEEALKTAQAQIELSLNVTNNKK
- a CDS encoding ATP-binding protein — protein: MNLLNRIRKYRFEFYHFIILIIIISISQITLSYINTRSTQNLIGKSVDIYRWDTAERIADLTTTSLELLMQSSSVTSENNLNYSQIVEALDFILSQQRLQKNIEDICLLFYDGNNVIDIDDGRELYNYVIHHTSLKKSGSYRMQAKQLFINSSENLFKNETVLNQKESSQVFHVLVPFSIKGEVVGSVYMKIKPDFSDMMKVITSSSDQTGALFSALILFSILLMFLITNFLVRERDQMQFELYQQRERFLTQKIEEEKEVLFTKRIYHAQHKAEKIMGFIKQDVLELTESNFEKVKNQIVKYANFVGRVVYDMKNFNPPISVIRNVSFKTNINSVIQFLVDNIFTRVYKENKQFSFNLNLDKAFPILHINEYVIWEIIEPLIQNSIDHNKNNDVIISIETKYLPNENFSNVYISDDGNGFDENVFQTDDTGIKKLFLEKVTTKIKAQNSGYGCYIAYENCKRCGMKIDAYNNNGAVILIQIPNN
- a CDS encoding sigma-54-dependent Fis family transcriptional regulator codes for the protein MTDNKINILIVEDEAFDVKRIQITLQPFEEIMSIKEIVSSGKDTLKVITENKHLFDVIILDYQISGGLHGEELIEEIKKIDHTIQVIVITKMTINQSDLKFATQLIESGASWFGTKNPTDIDFIYQPTDFVLAIKNAYEKRKLEIEKEILRKEHTNSQSKLQNNIEKMLNRYTLIGESNAMKSIKRSIETYAKTEATVLIIGESGTGKELVARNIHYVSQRKFENFVPVNCSAIPNDLIESELFGYEKGSFTDAKDEKPGLFEQANNGTIFLDEISELPLMAQAKLLRVLENGELDKIGRKKSYGVNVRVIAATNKNIELLMREKQFREDLYYRLNILNINLVPLRDRKDDITLLLFNFIDKTCNEFHVYPPKISEEALKFLTDFHWPGNIRQLKNVVQRLILMNTSSIYIDEVEAALGIKTQSAFGGYTLPLYSKEDIPQLKEAEFEFKKKFVQFVRNNSRTDSEAAHKLGLARSNFHRLCKELGFK
- a CDS encoding TonB-dependent receptor codes for the protein MREKNYIKFYVLFLLFAFLPFLLFGQNTGSVLGKITDTKGVAIPFANIVIQETTIGAASDINGIYSIEKISAGSYILKVSVIGYRETYTNITVTAGTTTTRDFSLSEDVLQMEGVVITGTAGGSGVKKKDASFAITTISPAALEKLSPQSTAAALDLVPGVWSESTGGVAGANIMVRGLPSGGDAPFVTFSLNGAPLYGTQTLSFFEQSTIFRIDETIASTEAVRGGPSSVFSNGEPGLTTNFNLKKGTDITEGRVKYTTSDYSQQRVDAVLSGPLGEKLYFMVGGYFRTSPGIRNTQFNSENGQQFTLQLTKVYDKGVLNVFSRLTDDHGQWILPMALGTGNDLGTYSPLGNATRYRTLQINAQGDSANFDFSNGRGWKGTISGLNFDYSLGDGWTVRDNLSYTSGDADTYGFVPNGNPMSVSALSSKLGGAAVKTVGGQTLTSGYVQSYGSWVVQKQMESFTNDISLTKQIEQHDLTIGAYQAYWTTNDFWTLGNHILVNDVANGDVIAGVPADSVAGSWNYGLNEAGDARVFALYAGDTWQINEKLRLDLGARYHFFNLNFTLDHGGNPDGITDLTASLNGNDWAGTAAINYAVNTDLGVFVRGSKGLFYPNFDNIREGNNYNLTDGDLRDGTISSSVFNQFELGLKYEHSIFSLFLTGFLNTVEIYDGGVGSVFSAALLKTRTFGTEIDGALAINNFKVLLTGTIQSGKITESSDAAAVDKEIWRQPAAQFRIAPSYDFQLKENLEASLYGAFRFVGSRWSDRQNSYELDSYTKLDLGVNLKTASGITFNISGDNLTGSEGLTEGDPRDPLSKNGRPLFGRSLQFAISVDF